In the Pygocentrus nattereri isolate fPygNat1 chromosome 19, fPygNat1.pri, whole genome shotgun sequence genome, one interval contains:
- the mfn1a gene encoding mitofusin-1 has protein sequence MAEEDASPLQHFVVAKRTISTVFDQLLEFVKEGSEFVEETWRSVDLEHVAEEEQCAQIQAFSRKLAAIKEVLARRHMKVAFFGRTSNGKSTVINAMLRERVLPSGIGHTTNCFISVEGTDGEHAYLTTEDSEERKSIKTVNQLAHALHMDRNLDSGCLVRVFWPKTKCALLRDDLVLMDSPGTDVTSELDSWIDKFCLDADVFVLVANSESTLMNTEKHFFHKVSERISKPNIFILNNRWDVSEVEPEYLDDVRKQHMDRCVSFLVDELKVVAPDQASNRIFFISAKEALSARIHRAQGMPETGGALAEGFQERLQEFQSFERTFEEFISHSSVKTKFEQHTIRAWQITESVKAIMDAINIASAEKKVLSLEEREALMDRLEFVRNQLNFLTEETKDKIKVIADDVSSKVASAMAEEIHLLSVIVDEFCSDFSPAANALVLYKTKLIVYVEERMVRNLALRCSSSIGGCVLSSQRDFIDTISPLLPPAARSHLHMHVPSRKFEMAYELNFKALCADFQEDIEFQFSLGWTALVNRFLGPANARQALNILDKNLKASSHSAPMRSEAQDELAVSMATGLASLTSRASMSMLVIGGVVWRSVGWRIIMFSVSLYAVLYIYEKLTWTNSSREKALKQQFVEFTTQRLQAISHITSSNCGLQVQQELVGVFSRMCQQVDKSEMELETEIRKINAKFQRLESVQRHSKTLRYKATDLESQLESFSAQYLNTQQ, from the exons agACATGGAGGAGTGTGGATCTGGAGCATGTGGCGGAGGAGGAGCAGTGCGCGCAGATCCAGGCCTTCTCCAGGAAACTGGCGGCTATTAAAGAGGTCCTGGCCCGCAGACACATGAAGGTGGCCTTCTTCGGCAG GACGAGTAATGGGAAGAGTACAGTAATTAATGCCATGCTGAGGGAACGTGTGCTGCCCAGTGGGATTGGCCACACCACCAACTGCTTCATCAGCGTAGAGGGAACGGATGGAGAACACGCCTACCTCACAACCGAGGACTCAGAGGAGAGGAAAAGTATAAAG ACAGTTAATCAGCTGGCTCATGCTCTGCACATGGACAGAAATCTGGACTCTGGCTGTTTAGTGCGAGTTTTCTGGCCCAAGACCAAATGTGCCCTGCTGAGGGACGACCTGGTGTTGATGGACAG TCCAGGTACTGATGTCACCTCTGAGCTGGACAGCTGGATCGATAAGTTCTGCCTGGACGCTGATGTTTTTGTCCTGGTGGCCAACTCGGAGTCCACACTCATGAACACG gaaaaacattttttccacaaagtCAGCGAGCGCATTTCAAAGCCCAACATTTTCATCCTGAACAACCGCTGGGACGTGTCTGAGGTTGAGCCCGAGTATCTGGACGAT GTGCGAAAGCAGCACATGGACCGCTGTGTCAGTTTCTTGGTTGACGAGCTGAAGGTGGTGGCTCCTGACCAGGCGTCTAACCGCATTTTCTTCATATCTGCCAAGGAGGCTCTGAGTGCCAGGATCCACCGGGCCCAGGGTATGCCAGAGACTG gtGGTGCTTTGGCTGAAGGATTCCAGGAGAGACTGCAAGAGTTCCAAAGCTTCGAGAGAACATTTGAG GAGTTTATCTCCCACTCATCCGTGAAGACCAAGTTTGAGCAGCACACAATCCGAGCCTGGCAAATCACAGAGTCAGTCAAGGCCATCATGGACGCCATCAATATCGCCTCCGCAGAAAAGAA GGTTCTGTCTCTGGAGGAGCGAGAGGCTCTCATGGACCGCCTGGAGTTTGTGCGCAATCAGCTTAACTTTCTGACTGAGGAAACCAAAGACAAGATAAAGGTCATTGCAGATGACGTCTCCTCCAAG GTAGCCAGTGCCATGGCAGAGGAGATTCATCTCTTGTCTGTGATAGTGGATGAATTCTGCTCAGATTTTAGCCCTGCAGCTAATGCCTTGGTTCTGTACAAAACT AAACTGATTGTGTATGTGGAGGAGAGGATGGTGAGGAACTTGGCTCTTCGCTGCTCCAGCAGCATTGGTGGCTGTGTACTTTCATCTCAGAGGGACTTTATAg ACACCATCAGTCctctgctgccccctgctgCCCGAAGCCACCTGCACATGCATGTTCCGAGCAGGAAGTTTGAGATGGCCTATGAGCTGAACTTCAAGGCTCTCTGTGCAGATTTCCAGGAGGACATTGAGTTTCAGTTCTCCCTAGGGTGGACGGCCCTGGTCAACCGTTTCCTGGGACCAGCTAACGCGAGGCAAGCCCTCAACATCCTGGACAAGAACTTGAAG GCCTCGTCTCACTCTGCTCCCATGAGAAGCGAGGCCCAGGACGAGCTTGCCGTCTCCATGGCAACCGGACTGGCCTCGCTCACATCTCGGGCCTCCATGAGCATGCTGGTCATTGGTGGAGTG GTATGGCGTTCTGTGGGATGGAGGATCATtatgttttctgtaagtctttacgcCGTGCTCTACATCTATGAGAAGCTGACCTGGACCAACAGCTCCAGAGAGAAGGCCCTGAAGCAGCAGTTTGTGGAGTTCACCACCCAGAGGCTGCAGGCCATCTCCCACATCACCAGCAGCAACTGCGGCCTGCAGGTCCAACA GGAGCTGGTGGGCGTCTTTTCTCGCATGTGCCAGCAGGTGGATAAGAGTGAAATGGAGCTGGAGACAGAGATCCGTAAAATCAACGCCAAGTTCCAGCGGCTGGAAAGCGTccagagacactccaaaactcTCAG GTACAAGGCCACAGATTTGGAGTCTCAATTGGAGTCTTTCTCAGCACAATATCTAAACACTCAACAgtga